One Megalopta genalis isolate 19385.01 chromosome 11, iyMegGena1_principal, whole genome shotgun sequence genomic region harbors:
- the LOC117226444 gene encoding prostatic acid phosphatase, which produces MSSLNGNLLIIILALSISNFSQAEDKDAGTIVFANILYRHGDRTPIRPYPNDPYNNESLWPVPYGQLTNRGKHQHLQLGRWLRKRYSHLLSNFYTPYDIYIQSTDVDRTLMSAESHLAGLYPPYGNQRWDNIQWMPIPVHTIPEDKDYVLAAKKYCPKYDYELEKVLNSAEMKHIDEENKNLYAYLTEKTGNNISSLRTVLQLYDTLFIENIYNKTLPEWTKSVFPDKLKPIADKSFTIEAYNKILQRLKSGSLLGEMIDHMEKKSRNSLIPDRKVWMYSAHDETLANMLMTLNLFDPHCPPYGAMILTELRRNSEDQYLVTVSYKNSSGKPVLLTIPGCTALCPLNELIVLTKDVIPLNWEKECAIGRDKFGYNVNTTTIIVTLTSSIMMLVLLILSIIGLIYWHYKREHNQYYLRLTTDPI; this is translated from the exons atgtCAAGCTTGAATGGAAATCTGCTAATCATAATCTTGGCATTATCGATCTCGAATTTCTCACAAGCGGAAGACAAAGATGCGGGGACCATTGTTTTTGCTAATATC CTGTACAGACACGGAGATAGGACACCTATAAGACCTTATCCTAATGATCCTTATAATAATGAGAGCCTTTGGCCTGTACCATATGGTCAGTTAACTAAC CGTGGAAAACATCAGCATTTACAGCTTGGTCGTTGGCTTCGCAAACGCTATTCGCATCTTCTGAGCAACTTCTATACTCCATATGATATCTATATTCAAAGCACCGATGTAGATCGTACTTTAATGTCAGCAGAATCACATCTTGCTGGTCTTTATCCGCCATATGGCAATCAAAGATGGGACAATATACAATGGATGCCTATTCCAGTCCATACTATTCCTGAAGATAAGGACTATGTTCTGGCTGCTAAGAAGTATTGTCCAAAATATGATTACGAACTGGAAAAAGTCCTTAATTCTGCTGAAATGAAGCATATAGATGAagagaataaaaatttatatgcaTATTTAACAGAGAAAACGGGAAACAACATATCCTCTCTTCGAACTGTGTTACAACTTTACGACACTTTATTTATCGAG AATATCTATAATAAAACACTACCAGAATGGACAAAGTCAGTATTTCCCGATAAACTGAAACCTATTGCTGATAAAAGTTTTACAATCGAAGCTTACAATAAGATTCTTCAAAGATTAAAATCAG GATCTCTATTGGGAGAGATGATAGATCATATGGAGAAGAAGTCGAGAAATTCACTAATACCGGATAGAAAAGTATGGATGTACAGTGCCCACGATGAAACTTTAGCCAACATGTTGATGACTTTGAATTTATTCGATCCACACTGTCCACCGTACGGTGCTATGATTCTTACAGAATTAAGAAGAAATTCGGAAGATCAGTATCTTGTAACG GTTTCGTATAAAAATTCTAGCGGTAAACCAGTACTTTTAACGATTCCTGGTTGTACTGCATTGTGTCCTCTAAATGAATTGATCGTGCTAACTAAAGATGTTATACCTCTGAATTGGGAGAAAGAGTGTGCAATAGGTCGAGACAAATTTGGATACAATGTGAACACAACTACAATTATCG tCACCCTAACGTCTTCTATAATGATGTtagttttattaattttatctaTAATTGGTTTGATTTATTGGCATTATAAACGAGAACATAATCAGTATTACCTTCGATTAACAACAGATCCTATATAA
- the ND-PDSW gene encoding NADH dehydrogenase (ubiquinone) PDSW subunit, with translation MEEEPNNSFVRFMHSLFYVVDAPVTYVREKLVEPNQKKYPWYHQQFRRVPTIESCKQFDFGCIFEAQRQQMRDKLVDSFIVSILRDRYEHCAWDNYEDRDELCAHLKQTYDEAAGIFYAKYSDQPATCKTDKLFMKQQYRMVWERRHGPVGSGMKSDDTSV, from the exons ATGGAAGAAGAACCGAACAActcattcgttcgatttatgCATTCGTTATTTTATGTAGTGGATGCGCCAGTCACATATGTGCGAG AAAAATTAGTAGAGCCAAATCAGAAGAAATATCCATGGTACCATCAACAATTCCGTCGAGTTCCAACAATTGAATCATGTAAACAGTTCGACTTCGGTTGTATCTTTGAGGCACAAAGACAACAAATGCGTGATAA ATTGGTTGACAGCTTTATTGTGAGTATATTAAGAGATCGGTACGAGCACTGTGCATGGGATAACTACGAAGACAGAGATGAACTCTGCGcccatttgaaacaaacataCGATGAAGCTGCTGGAATCTTTTACGCAAAAT ATTCAGACCAGCCTGCAACATGTAAGACCGATAAGTTGTTCATGAAACAACAGTATCGCATGGTTTGGGAAAGACGGCACGGACCTGTTGGATCTGGTATGAAGTCTGATGATACTTCCGTCTAA
- the LOC117226446 gene encoding uncharacterized protein LOC117226446 — translation MTTEEKFHAAVNVIRSLPKNGAYQPSNEVMLRFYAYYKQATEGPCQQSKPGFWDLVKKAKWGAWSRLGNMSTTEAMNNYVEELKKIVETMSYTDKVANFLGSLDTFYESVPQEDLELLVGPVLERMRSQPGSPLSGSPLASRETSPHRVCNMTRHIASSLETSPASSNSASPLPPDTDGEEEEFIDTVETAPERSQKETMKTSTSSQKVSNGINVSNDAFNELVVSKENSSELTNGYTNISGYMETVVDSKQERSRQRNKRDEKSNVDFFNQVATTMQNLQRDLDRITARVRSLEGQALHALAPQIRQPTTSPYSKWWPLPECSPRLFAILILWPFIAQFLILFAQRYRQRRL, via the exons ATGACGACAGAGGAGAAGTTTCACGCGGCTGTTAATGTGATCCGGAGTCTGCCAAAAAATG GAGCTTATCAACCCAGCAATGAAGTTATGCTACGTTTTTATGCATACTATAAACAAGCAACAGAAGGACCGTGCCAACAATCAAAGCCTGGATTCTGGGATTTAGTCAAAAAAGCTAAGTGGGGTGCGTGGAGTCGATTGGGTAATATGAGTACAACAGAAGCTATGAATAATTATGTAGAAGAATTGAAAAAg ATCGTGGAGACCATGTCTTATACGGATAAAGTGGCCAATTTTCTGGGAAGTTTGGATACATTTTACGAGAGCGTTCCTCAggaggatttggagctacttgTTGGCCCTGTTTTAGAGCGGATGCGTTCGCAACCTGGTTCACCATTGTCCGGTTCACCCTTGG CATCGAGAGAAACATCGCCACACAGGGTTTGTAATATGACTAGGCACATCGCGAGTAGTTTAGAGACTAGTCCAGCCAGTAGTAACAGTGCGAGTCCATTACCACCGGACACTGACGGCGAGGAGGAAGAATTCATAGATACCGTCGAA ACTGCTCCGGAACGATCGCAAAAGGAAACAATGAAAACTTCTACTTCGAGCCAGAAAGTATCGAACGGAATAAACGTTAGCAATGACGCATTTAACGAGCTAGTCGTTTCAAAGGAGAATTCTTCGGAATTGACTAATGGATACACCAATATAAGTGGTTACATGGAGACAGTAGTAGACAGTAAACAAGAGAGAAGCAGACAAAGGAATAAGCGAGATGAAAAATCAAATGTTGATTTTTTTAATCAAGTAGCCACAACTATGCAAAATTTACAAAGGGACTTGGACAGAATAACAGCTAGAGTACGCAGCTTAGAAGGTCAGGCATTACATGCGTTAGCGCCGCAAATC AGACAACCTACAACAAGTCCATACTCGAAATGGTGGCCTTTACCGGAATGTTCTCCGCGATTATTCGCTATATTAATTCTGTGGCCGTTTATTGCAcagtttttaattttattcgcgCAACGCTATCGTCAGCGGAGACTGTGA
- the RpL3 gene encoding ribosomal protein L3 codes for MSHRKFSAPRHGSMGFYPKKRSQRHRGKVKAFPKDDPSKPVHLTAFVGYKAGMTHVVREADRPGSKVNKKEIVEAVTVLETPPMIVVGVVGYIETPHGLRALTTVWAEHLSEGCRRRFYKNWYKSKKKAFTKASKKWQDDLGRKSIENDLSKIIKYCKVVRVIAHTQMRLLKQRQKKAHIMEIQLNGGTIEQKVQWAREHLEKPVPISSVFASDEMIDVIGVTKGKGYKGVTSRWHTKKLPRKTHKGLRKVACIGAWHPSRVSFTVARAGQKGYHHRTEMNKKIYRIGQGIHTKDGKIVKNNASTEYDRTEKTITPMGGFPHYGEVNNDFVMIKGCCMGPKKRVITLRKSLLVHTKRSALEKINLKFIDTSSKFGHGRFQTAADKASFMGQLKKDRVREEQAKATTSAPTAAAAQ; via the exons ATG TCGCACAGGAAGTTCAGTGCCCCCCGGCATGGGTCTATGGGATTCTACCCCAAGAAGAGATCTCAGCGTCATCGTGGTAAAGTGAAGGCCTTTCCGAAAGATGATCCGAGCAAACCAGTACATTTGACTGCGTTCGTTGGATATAAGGCCGGTATGACCCACGTGGTCAGGGAAGCTGATCGTCCAGGATCAA AGGTAAATAAAAAGGAAATTGTAGAAGCTGTTACAGTCCTTGAGACACCGCCGATGATCGTGGTTGGCGTAGTCGGTTACATAGAAACTCCGCACGGACTGCGTGCTCTTACCACAGTTTGGGCAGAACATCTTTCCGAAGGCTGTCGTAGGAGGTTCTACAAGAATTG gtacaagagcaagaagaaggCATTTACGAAGGCTTCCAAGAAATGGCAAGATGATCTTGGTCGAAAATCCATTGAAAACGACTTAAGCAAGATTATAAAGTATTGCAAAGTTGTAAGAGTTATTGCTCACACGCAG ATGAGATTGTTGAAACAACGCCAGAAGAAAGCTCATATTATGGAGATTCAACTCAATGGGGGAACTATCGAACAGAAGGTTCAATGGGCTCGTGAACACCTAGAGAAGCCTGTGCCGATTAGCAGTGTTTTTGCTTCGGATGAAATGATCGACGTGATTGGTGTCACGAAAGGAAAAGGGTACAAAG GTGTTACGTCGCGTTGGCATACAAAGAAACTACCACGCAAGACACATAAGGGATTGAGGAAAGTTGCTTGCATCGGTGCTTGGCATCCAAGTCGTGTATCATTCACTGTTGCTCGTGCTGGTCAAAAAGGTTATCATCATCGTACAGAGATGAATAAAAAGATTTACAGAATCGGTCAAGGGATTCATACCAAGGATGGCAAG ATTGTAAAGAACAATGCTTCTACAGAGTACGATCGTACCGAAAAGACGATTACTCCTATGGGCGGTTTCCCTCATTATGGTGAAGTGAACAATGACTTCGTTATGATTAAAGGCTGTTGCATGGGACCAAAAAAACGTGTAATTACTCTACGCAAG TCATTGTTGGTGCATACTAAGCGATCCGCATTGGAGAAGATCAATCTTAAATTCATCGACACCAGCTCCAAATTTGGACATGGTCGTTTCCAGACCGCTGCTGACAAAGCTTCTTTCATGGGCCAACTTAAGAAAGACCGTGTTCGCGAAGAACAGGCTAAAGCCACAACCTCTGCGCCAACGGCTGCAGCTGCACAGTAA